The following proteins are encoded in a genomic region of Palaemon carinicauda isolate YSFRI2023 chromosome 19, ASM3689809v2, whole genome shotgun sequence:
- the LOC137658158 gene encoding uncharacterized protein isoform X1, with protein sequence MREGGWAHLINTCKTKCWRSSCLNLKIEGTRRTVLPKFLIMKLVDLSLLLMVIVFIVFQSAEAMPRPLPVALPHPVAKPSVAGEAILATGDVISTVGDAVRDVRDEVAHFFGGILSGI encoded by the exons ATGAGGGAAGGGGGTTGGGCACATCTAATAAATACCTGCAAGACCAAGTGTTGGAGGTCTTCTTGTCTGAACCTCAAGATagaaggtacaagaagaactgtgCTTCCAAAGTTTCTCATCATGAAGTTG GTCGATTTGTCCTTACTCCTGATGGTGATTGTGTTCATCGTCTTCCAGTCAGCAGAGGCCATGCCCAGACCTCTCCCAGTGGCATTACCACACCCGGTAGCTAAACCCAGCGTTGCTGGTGAAGCAATACTCGCCACTGGAGATGTAATAAGCACCGTTGGCGACGCAGTTAGAGACGTTCGTGACGAAGTAGCACACTTCTTTGGAGGGATTCTTTCAGGAATATAA
- the LOC137658158 gene encoding uncharacterized protein isoform X2: MKSVDLSLLLMVIVFIVFQSAEAMPRPLPVALPHPVAKPSVAGEAILATGDVISTVGDAVRDVRDEVAHFFGGILSGI, encoded by the coding sequence GTCGATTTGTCCTTACTCCTGATGGTGATTGTGTTCATCGTCTTCCAGTCAGCAGAGGCCATGCCCAGACCTCTCCCAGTGGCATTACCACACCCGGTAGCTAAACCCAGCGTTGCTGGTGAAGCAATACTCGCCACTGGAGATGTAATAAGCACCGTTGGCGACGCAGTTAGAGACGTTCGTGACGAAGTAGCACACTTCTTTGGAGGGATTCTTTCAGGAATATAA